A section of the Candidatus Hydrogenedentota bacterium genome encodes:
- a CDS encoding 6-phosphofructokinase, whose protein sequence is MAKVLEGKVLVAQGGGPTAVINQSLVGAVLESRKFHQVTRVYGAIHGVRGIIEEDFLDLTEATTHNLEAVAQTPSSGLCSTRDKPDIEYCRKIFTVCQAHEVRYFFYIGGNDSADTCRIVNEESDKAGYELRVIHIPKTIDNDLKVTDHCPGYGSAAKFVAQAFAGANLDNRAIPGVYIGIVMGRHAGFLTAASILGKKYPDDGPHLIYMPERPFDKKQFVQDVQEAYKKYGRCIIAASEGLVDAKGVAIASQFTGGEKDSHGNIQLSGTGALGDLLASWVKSETNIKRVRADTLGYLQRSFLGCVSEVDQFEAREAGEKAAQYAIWHNLDGSVVIRRIGDYAVEYGLAKLTDVARESTCMPDEFINEQGNGVTDAFIRYARPLIGGLPIMERIAAPNVRPILKK, encoded by the coding sequence ATGGCGAAAGTGCTGGAAGGCAAGGTATTGGTAGCGCAAGGCGGCGGGCCGACGGCCGTTATCAACCAGAGTCTGGTTGGCGCGGTGCTCGAGTCGCGCAAGTTCCACCAAGTCACACGGGTCTATGGGGCGATTCACGGCGTGCGCGGCATCATCGAAGAAGATTTCCTCGATCTGACCGAAGCGACGACGCACAATCTCGAGGCCGTCGCGCAAACGCCGTCGTCGGGGCTGTGCTCGACCCGCGACAAACCCGATATCGAATACTGCCGCAAGATTTTCACGGTATGCCAGGCCCACGAAGTGCGCTATTTCTTCTATATCGGCGGCAACGACAGCGCCGACACCTGCCGCATCGTAAACGAGGAATCCGACAAGGCCGGGTACGAGCTGAGGGTCATTCACATCCCGAAAACCATCGATAACGACCTCAAAGTGACGGACCACTGCCCGGGCTACGGTTCCGCCGCGAAATTCGTGGCCCAGGCGTTTGCCGGCGCGAACCTCGATAACCGCGCCATCCCCGGCGTGTATATCGGCATTGTCATGGGACGCCACGCCGGCTTCCTGACCGCCGCGTCGATCCTCGGCAAGAAGTACCCGGACGACGGCCCGCACCTGATCTACATGCCCGAGCGGCCCTTCGACAAGAAGCAGTTCGTGCAGGATGTGCAGGAAGCATACAAAAAGTACGGCCGCTGCATCATCGCGGCGTCTGAAGGTCTTGTCGACGCGAAAGGCGTGGCCATCGCGTCGCAATTCACGGGCGGCGAGAAAGACTCGCACGGCAACATCCAGCTTTCGGGCACGGGGGCCCTGGGCGATCTCCTTGCCTCGTGGGTAAAGAGCGAGACCAACATCAAGCGCGTCCGCGCCGATACGCTCGGCTATCTGCAGCGCAGTTTCCTGGGATGCGTGAGCGAAGTGGACCAGTTTGAGGCCCGCGAAGCCGGCGAAAAGGCCGCCCAGTACGCGATCTGGCACAACCTGGACGGCTCGGTGGTCATCCGCCGCATTGGCGATTACGCGGTCGAATACGGTCTTGCAAAGTTGACGGACGTGGCACGCGAATCCACCTGCATGCCCGACGAGTTCATCAACGAACAGGGCAACGGCGTGACCGACGCTTTCATCCGCTACGCCCGGCCGCTTATCGGCGGCCTGCCCATTATGGAACGGATCGCCGCCCCCAACGTGCGGCCGATACTCAAGAAGTAG
- a CDS encoding alpha-L-fucosidase, translating to MSAIPKPAPVKGDMKWFVESRFGMFIHWGLYALPARHEWIKQYEEIPDEVYDRYFKFFEPDLFDPKSWARMAREAGMKYFVITTKHHEGFCLFDSKFTDYKATNTPCGKDLIKEVVDAFRAEGLRAGFYYSLIDWHHPDFPIDALHSMRNHPGAKKLNRSRDMAKYREYLLNQVRELLTNYGRIDIMWFDFSYPRAKLGDLGGKGRDDWGSEMILKLVRELQPHVIVDNRLDLPAAKADIHTPEQFQPREWVTVNGKPVHWETCQTFSGSWGYHRDESTWKSPEQLIQMLVNSVSCGGNLLMNVGPTARGTFDPRAQDALAVYRDWMALHGRSIYGCTQSEFTAPDHCRLTQNGKRLYVHLFAWPFRHLHFDGMADKVEYAQLLNDASEIHFKKDTNSARKTLILELPVKKPAVVAPVLELFLK from the coding sequence ATGAGTGCGATACCGAAACCCGCGCCCGTAAAAGGCGACATGAAATGGTTTGTCGAGTCCCGGTTCGGAATGTTCATTCATTGGGGCCTGTACGCGCTGCCCGCCCGCCACGAGTGGATAAAACAATACGAAGAAATCCCCGATGAGGTCTACGACCGTTACTTCAAATTCTTCGAGCCGGACCTGTTCGACCCCAAATCCTGGGCAAGGATGGCGCGTGAAGCCGGGATGAAGTATTTCGTGATTACCACGAAGCATCATGAGGGGTTTTGCCTGTTTGATTCGAAGTTTACCGACTACAAAGCCACCAATACCCCGTGCGGAAAAGACTTGATCAAGGAAGTCGTGGACGCGTTTCGGGCCGAGGGGCTGCGCGCCGGGTTCTATTATTCGCTCATTGACTGGCATCATCCGGATTTCCCCATCGACGCGCTGCACTCGATGCGCAACCATCCGGGCGCCAAGAAGCTGAACCGGTCGCGCGATATGGCGAAATACCGCGAGTACCTGCTGAACCAGGTGCGCGAACTCCTCACCAACTACGGCAGAATCGACATCATGTGGTTCGATTTCTCCTATCCCCGCGCCAAGCTGGGAGATCTAGGCGGCAAGGGCCGGGACGACTGGGGCAGCGAGATGATCTTGAAGCTCGTGCGCGAGTTGCAGCCGCACGTTATCGTCGACAACCGTCTCGACCTTCCCGCCGCAAAAGCCGACATTCATACGCCCGAGCAGTTTCAGCCCCGCGAGTGGGTGACCGTCAACGGCAAACCGGTGCATTGGGAAACCTGCCAGACCTTCAGCGGGTCGTGGGGCTACCACCGTGACGAGAGCACCTGGAAAAGCCCCGAGCAGCTCATCCAGATGCTGGTCAACAGCGTCAGTTGCGGCGGCAACCTGCTCATGAACGTCGGCCCTACCGCACGGGGCACGTTTGACCCGCGCGCGCAAGACGCCCTGGCCGTGTATCGCGATTGGATGGCCCTTCACGGCCGTTCGATATACGGGTGCACTCAGAGTGAATTTACCGCGCCGGACCACTGCCGCCTTACCCAAAACGGCAAACGGCTTTACGTGCACCTCTTCGCGTGGCCGTTCCGCCATCTCCATTTTGACGGCATGGCGGACAAGGTCGAGTACGCGCAGCTCCTTAACGACGCCTCGGAAATCCACTTCAAAAAGGATACAAACAGTGCCCGCAAGACGCTGATCCTGGAACTGCCAGTCAAGAAGCCCGCAGTGGTGGCGCCTGTGCTCGAACTGTTCCTGAAGTGA
- a CDS encoding vitamin B12 dependent-methionine synthase activation domain-containing protein translates to MTSAGEMIVLDAIPFEADERGVLAALNLERDAPFAGEALALARQAAPVARPKGIYKLSAVEAIDEHTVALDGVRFSSRVLRVNLDGRARAFPFVATCGLELETWSQCHKDPMHVFWADKIKELALRRAIETLGQHLAARFRPGQRATMNPGSLEDWPVSEQPRLFSLFSGAVEGIGVRLTESFLMMPIKSVSGVWFETESGFVNCQLCPREDCPNRRAPYDPHGLERDFG, encoded by the coding sequence ATGACATCAGCCGGCGAAATGATCGTATTGGACGCCATCCCCTTCGAAGCAGATGAGCGTGGCGTGTTGGCGGCCCTGAACCTCGAGCGGGACGCGCCCTTCGCCGGTGAGGCGTTGGCCCTGGCGCGGCAAGCAGCGCCTGTGGCGCGGCCAAAAGGCATCTACAAGCTCTCGGCCGTCGAAGCAATCGACGAGCACACGGTTGCCTTGGACGGCGTGCGGTTCTCGAGCCGGGTGTTGCGGGTCAACCTCGACGGGCGCGCGAGGGCGTTTCCGTTCGTCGCCACCTGTGGCCTTGAACTCGAAACGTGGTCGCAATGCCATAAGGACCCCATGCACGTGTTCTGGGCGGACAAGATCAAGGAATTGGCGTTGCGGCGCGCCATCGAGACCCTGGGCCAGCATCTGGCCGCCCGTTTCCGCCCCGGCCAGCGGGCCACCATGAACCCGGGGTCTTTGGAAGATTGGCCGGTCTCGGAACAGCCCCGCCTCTTCTCTTTGTTCAGCGGCGCAGTGGAGGGGATTGGGGTGCGCTTGACCGAGAGTTTTCTCATGATGCCCATCAAGTCCGTGTCGGGCGTGTGGTTCGAAACCGAGTCGGGGTTCGTCAACTGCCAGTTATGTCCGCGCGAAGACTGTCCTAACCGCCGGGCGCCGTATGATCCTCACGGGCTCGAGCGCGATTTCGGATGA